The Platichthys flesus chromosome 18, fPlaFle2.1, whole genome shotgun sequence genome includes a window with the following:
- the slc5a6a gene encoding solute carrier family 5 member 6a, whose amino-acid sequence MGEIVQMQFSTVDYVIFALLLVASAGIGLFYAFSGGRQRTTQEFLMADRSMSCLPVSLSLLATFQSAVAILGAPSEVYTFGTQYWFLGCSYFLGLLIPAHIFIPIFYRLRLSSAYEYLELRFNKTVRICGTATFIFQMVIYMGVVLYAPALALNVVTGFDLWGAVLAMGLVCTLYTALGGLKAVMWTDVFQTVVMFVGQLAVIIVGASQAGGIGEVWRKATNGSRISGLDLNPDPLERHTFWTLGVGGVFLMLALYGVNQAQVQRYLSARSEKEAVMSCYVVFPCQQIVLCLGCLMGLVMFARYGEDSPLDKGYVKTNDQMVLYFVMDVFRDLPGLPGLFVACLFSGALSTISSAFNSLATVTMEDLIKPYFPNMTEAKATLMSKGLALAYGLVCLAMAYLASLMGSVLQAAFSIFGMVGGPLLGLFCLGIFFPWANSIGALVGLFTGLAMAFWIGIGSFVMRMSASTAAPLLNTTALPLFGNMTTAVMTTLVKPRPTGVEALYSLSYMWYSAHNSTTVVVVGLIVSFLTGPMKEKELTPGTVFPVMGTLLFFLPERYREKLCCVTPLTPKPKEISTQPYLMAKKDSNGAAHCKDDSVAEDKETESDRAQTQDEDLGIKIALSSSPPTSQTVQETSL is encoded by the exons ATGGGGGAGATAGTCCAGATGCAATTCAGTACGGTGGACTATGTCATCTTTGCCTTGCTGCTGGTGGCCTCAGCTGGCATCGGCCTCTTCTATGCCTTCTCCGGTGGACGCCAACGCACAACACAG GAGTTCCTGATGGCCGACCGCTCCATGAGCTGCCTCCCCGTGTCGCTGTCCCTGCTGGCCACTTTCCAGTCAGCGGTGGCCATCCTGGGGGCTCCGTCTGAGGTGTACACCTTTGGAACTCAGTACTGGTTCCTGGGCTGCTCCTACTTTTTGGGCCTGCTCATCCCAGCTCACATTTTTATACCAATCTTCTACAGGCTGCGACTGTCCAGTGCCTATGAG TATCTGGAGCTGCGCTTTAACAAGACGGTTCGCATATGTGGGACGGCGACGTTCATTTTCCAGATG GTCATTTATATGGGAGTGGTCCTATATGCTCCAGCCTTGGCCCTTAATGTAG TGACAGGCTTTGATCTTTGGGGGGCAGTGCTTGCCATGGGATTGGTGTGCACTTTGTACACAGCTCTG GGGGGTCTGAAGGCGGTGATGTGGACTGATGTGTTCCAGACCGTGGTGATGTTTGTGGGACAGCTGGCAGTGATCATAGTAGGGGCCAGTCAGGCAGGGGGCATTGGCGAGGTCTGGAGGAAAGCAACCAATGGCAGCCGCATTTCTGGACTAGA CCTGAACCCAGACCCTCTAGAGCGTCACACTTTCTGGACTCTGGGTGTGGGGGGAGTCTTCCTGATGCTTGCTCTGTACGGGGTCAACCAGGCCCAGGTCCAGAGATACCTCAGCGCACGCTCAGAGAAAGAAGCAGTCAT GTCCTGCTATGTCGTCTTCCCATGCCAGCAGATCGTCTTGTGTTTAGGTTGTCTGATGGGTCTGGTCATGTTTGCTCGCTATGGAGAGGACAGCCCTCTTGACAAGGGCTACGTCAAAACGAATGATCAG atGGTGCTTTACTTTGTGATGGATGTATTCAGGGATCTGCCCGGGCTCCCAGGTCTGTTTGTAGCCTGTCTCTTCAGTGGTGCTCTCAG CACGATCTCATCAGCCTTCAATTCCCTGGCTACAGTAACTATGGAGGACCTGATTAAACCCTATTTTCCAAACATGACTGAAGCTAAAGCCACACTGATGTCTAAAGGACTTG CCTTGGCCTATGGCCTTGTGTGTTTGGCTATGGCCTACCTCGCCTCCTTAATGGGATCTGTGCTGCAG GCAGCCTTCAGTATCTTCGGGATGGTGGGTGGTCCCCTGCTCGGCCTCTTCTGTCTAGGGATTTTCTTCCCCTGGGCAAACTCGATT GGTGCcttggttggtttgtttacaGGCCTCGCCATGGCCTTCTGGATCGGCATTGGCAGTTTTGTGATGCGTATGTCAGCTTCCACCGCAGCACCCCTTCTCAACACCACTGCTCTGCCCCTATTTGGAAACATGACTACCGCTGTCATGACCACACTGGTCAAGCCAAG GCCGACAGGTGTGGAGGCGCTCTACTCATTGTCATACATGTGGTACAGTGCTCACAACTCAACCACTGTGGTGGTGGTCGGACTAATAGTCAGCTTTTTAACAG GACccatgaaggagaaggagctgacCCCCGGCACAGTGTTTCCAGTCATGGGCACGCTGCTCTTCTTTCTGCCTGAGCGCTACAGAGAAAAGCTCTGCTGTGTCACTCCTCTGACTCCGAAG CCCAAAGAAATCAGCACGCAACCTTATCTCATGGCCAAGAAAGACAGCAACGGAGCGGCGCACTGCAAAGACGACTCGGTCGCAGAggacaaagagacggagagcGACAGAGCACAGACGCAGGACGAAGACCTGGGAATTAAGATCGCTCTGTCCTCAAGCCCTCCGACGAGCCAGACAGTTCAGGAGACGTCCTTGTGa
- the rpl7l1 gene encoding 60S ribosomal protein L7-like 1 has protein sequence MAESESKKVIKLVPEYLLKKRKAYQAIKATQAKLALLEKRKVSKGKGLKFKRLEDFLKDSHKRNRDESRIRRLKVRPPAPLPPAKNQLAFAVRIREIKGVSPKVMKVVHMFRLRKIFSGAFVKINKTSMAMMRLVEPYVAWGFPNLKSVRELILKRGQTRIGRKRVPLTDNTFIEEHMGKHGIICLEDLIHDIYSVGKSFRASNNFLLPFKLSVARHAARDKARLLKDLGNPGFRATDINSIIRQLN, from the exons ATGGCTGAATCCga GTCTAAGAAGGTGATCAAGTTGGTTCCTGAGTATCtcctgaagaagaggaaagcGTACCAGGCCATCAAAGCCACACAAGCCAAGCTCGCCCTGCTCGAGAAGAGAAAG GTTTCAAAAGGCAAAGGGTTGAAGTTTAAACGTTTGGAAGACTTCCTGAAAGACAGCCACAAGAGGAATCGGGATGAATCTCGCATCCGCAGATTGAAAGTCAGGCCGCCTGCCCCTCTGCCTCCTGCGAAGAACCAGCTAGCCTTCGCTGTCCGCATCAGAGA GATCAAAGGTGTCAGTCCCAAAGTGATGAAGGTGGTCCACATGTTCAGGCTGAGGAAGATCTTCAGCGGGGCCTTCGTCAAAATCAACAAGACCTCCATGGCCATGATGAGGCTGGTGGAGCCCTACGTTGCCTGGGG ATTTCCCAACTTGAAATCTGTTCGTGAGCTCATCCTGAAGAGAGGACAGACCAGGATAGGCAGGAAGAGAGTTCCTCTCACAGACAACACCTTCATTGAGGAGCACATGG GGAAACATGGCATCATCTGTTTGGAGGACCTGATCCATGATATCTACTCTGTTGGCAAGAGCTTCCGGGCCAGCAACAACTTCCTGTTGCCTTTCAAGCTGTCAGTGGCTCGTCACGCTGCCAGGGACAAGGCCAGGCTCCTGAAGGACCTAGGAAACCCTGGATTTCGTGCTACAGACATTAACAGTATCATCAGGCAGCTGAACTGA